From one Humulus lupulus chromosome 8, drHumLupu1.1, whole genome shotgun sequence genomic stretch:
- the LOC133796904 gene encoding GDSL esterase/lipase At4g01130 isoform X2 codes for MSYLKLKSSTVMVLCMWVVLVASFCGTASIATTPSSSKCEFKAIFNFGDSNSDTGGFWAAFPAQSGPFGITFFKKPSGRASDGRLIIDFLAQALGLPFLSPYLQSIGSDYRHGANYATLASTVLLPNTSQFVTGISPFSLAIQLNQMKEFKVRVDEYHYSSDQKERLPSPDIFGKSLYTFYIGQNDFTSNLGAIGIQGVQQYLPQVVWQIAYTIKELYGLGGRAFFVLNMAPVGCYPALLVQVPHNSSDIDPFGCLISYNNAVVSYNKLLKDALSQTRKSLPNASLIYVDTYSILLELSHHPTSHGLKYGTKACCGHGGGAYNFDPKVYCGNTKVINNLTVTAEACGDPFNYVSWDGIHASEAANKVITKAILSGSYFDPPFPLSHLCDLQPIG; via the exons ATGAGTTATCTGAAACTAAAGTCAAGTACTGTTATGGTTTTATGTATGTGGGTGGTGTTGGTGGCAAGCTTTTGTGGTACAGCTTCAATTGCAACTACTCCAAGCTCTTCAAAATGTGAATTCAAGGCAATCTTCAACTTCGGAGACTCCAACTCTGACACCGGTGGCTTTTGGGCCGCTTTTCCGGCTCAGTCTGGGCCTTTCGGCATCACATTTTTTAAAAAACCTTCTGGTCGAGCTTCTGATGGGAGGCTCATTATTGATTTTCTAG CTCAGGCTCTAGGATTGCCATTTCTGAGCCCATATTTGCAATCCATTGGATCTGATTATAGACATGGGGCCAATTATGCTACACTTGCGTCCACTGTGCTCCTTCCAAACACCTCCCAATTTGTTACTGGAATAAGCCCATTTTCTCTAGCTATCCAACTCAATCAAATGAAGGAATTTAAGGTCAGGGTTGACGAATATCATTACTCATCTGACCAAAAAG AAAGACTTCCTTCACCGGACATATTCGGAAAGTCTCTCTACACCTTCTACATTGGCCAAAACGATTTCACTTCCAACTTAGGAGCTATAGGTATACAAGGAGTCCAACAATATCTACCTCAAGTGGTTTGGCAAATTGCTTATACAATCAAG GAGCTGTACGGTCTAGGAGGGCGAGCCTTTTTTGTGCTCAACATGGCGCCCGTGGGTTGCTACCCAGCGCTTTTGGTGCAAGTACCTCATAATAGCTCAGATATTGACCCCTTTGGATGCCTAATTTCATACAACAACGCAGTAGTTTCCTATAACAAATTGCTGAAGGATGCCCTAAGTCAGACTAGAAAGTCTCTCCCAAATGCTTCCCTCATATATGTGGACACTTACTCTATTCTACTAGAGCTCTCCCACCATCCTACATCTCACG GGCTGAAATATGGTACCAAAGCTTGTTGTGGGCATGGTGGTGGAGCCTACAATTTTGATCCTAAAGTTTACTGCGGAAATACCAAGGTTATCAATAACCTTACTGTGACTGCAGAGGCTTGTGGTGATCCGTTCAACTATGTAAGCTGGGATGGGATTCATGCCTCTGAAGCTGCCAACAAAGTCATCACTAAGGCAATTCTAAGTGGCTCTTATTTTGatcctccttttcctttgtccCACCTTTGTGATCTTCAACCAATAGGTTAA
- the LOC133796905 gene encoding uncharacterized protein LOC133796905 produces the protein MGFFFFTKSWYIILVISLSQSLVVKTTAAAAASSSLTSSSHSPIYYDTKSLTAFFHDYAKKTVLRATTGVNYKIRLPANFTGMQLRFVRFRTPSLRHRGGQFGSFSVPPRVLSSFPMDVRRLAIVYENLGNWSYSYYKVPNYTLVAPVIGFTVYNSPASIHGGPLIGNDRINISIQPGKKPIVIKFKKIDRELSESPLRCVKFSEDGSYEIESMSVPNQCFATSQGHFSVIISSSTPPPPPPSKSRQKDYLKWWLTGFGGGFAGVILVVLVSTVVFKIVRDRRIRAMEKQSECGVSFDTFSVGKSKMPSAPMVRTQPVIEHDYVA, from the coding sequence ATGGGGTTCTTCTTTTTTACCAAAAGCTGGTATATCATCTTGGTAATCTCCTTGTCGCAATCACTTGTTGTGAaaactactgctgctgctgctgcttcttctTCTTTAACCTCTTCTTCTCATTCTCCTATTTATTATGACACCAAGTCTTTGACCGCTTTTTTCCACGACTATGCCAAAAAAACTGTATTGAGAGCCACAACGGGGGTTAATTACAAGATTCGTCTCCCAGCTAACTTCACCGGTATGCAACTCAGATTTGTGAGATTCCGGACACCAAGTTTAAGGCACAGAGGAGGTCAGTTCGGCTCTTTTTCTGTTCCACCACGAGTTTTATCAAGCTTTCCAATGGATGTTAGAAGACTAGCCATCGTGTATGAGAATTTAGGCAACTGGTCTTATTCATACTATAAAGTGCCTAATTATACATTGGTTGCTCCTGTAATTGGGTTCACTGTTTATAATTCTCCAGCTTCAATCCACGGTGGCCCTTTAATAGGCAATGACAGAATCAATATCAGTATCCAACCAGGGAAGAAGCCTATTGTGATAAAGTTCAAGAAAATTGACCGAGAATTGAGCGAGTCTCCTCTAAGATGTGTCAAGTTTAGTGAAGATGGAAGCTATGAAATCGAGAGCATGAGCGTGCCAAATCAATGTTTTGCCACATCTCAGGGCCATTTCTCTGTTATCATTTCCTCTTCaactccaccaccaccaccaccgtcGAAGTCAAGGCAAAAGGACTATTTGAAATGGTGGTTGACAGGATTTGGTGGGGGTTTTGCTGGTGTCATTTTGGTGGTTCTCGTTTCCACTGTCGTTTTCAAGATTGTGAGGGACAGGAGAATAAGAGCTATGGAGAAACAATCTGAATGTGGTGTATCGTTTGACACATTTAGTGTTGGAAAAAGTAAAATGCCTTCGGCTCCAATGGTTAGAACCCAACCAGTCATTGAACATGATTATGTTGCTTGA
- the LOC133796903 gene encoding protein CURVATURE THYLAKOID 1A, chloroplastic: MAATTAYAAATTVLIPRLSSQPTRCSALPLLPPRLSSSTSSSFPLKQVSESRKPLLLRIKATSSEETSTSVDANELFTDLKEKWDAVENKSTVLLYGGGAIVAVWLSSILVGAINSVPLLPKVMELVGLGYTGWFVYRYLLFKSSRKELATDIESLKKKIAGTE, from the exons ATGGCAGCAACGACGGCGTATGCGGCGGCGACCACCGTCTTGATCCCTCGCCTCTCCAGTCAGCCCACTCGCTGCTCCGCCTTGCCACTCCTCCCACCTCGCCTCTCCTCCTCGACCTCATCGTCTTTCCCTCTTAAACAAGTTTCAG AGTCACGGAAGCCATTGCTGCTTCGGATTAAAGCTACTTCTTCAGAAGAGACATCCACTTCTGTTGATGCTAATGAACTTTTCACAGACTTGAAGGAGAAG TGGGATGCAGTTGAGAACAAGTCCACAGTACTTCTGTATGGAGGTGGAGCAATAGTTGCTGTCTGGCTCTCTTCAATACTTGTTGGTGCCATAAACTCAGTGCCTCTG CTTCCCAAGGTCATGGAGTTGGTTGGGCTAGGATACACAGGTTGGTTTGTCTACCGGTACCTACTCTTCAAG TCAAGCAGAAAAGAACTAGCTACAGATATTGAATCCTTGAAGAAGAAGATTGCTGGAACGGAGTAA
- the LOC133796904 gene encoding GDSL esterase/lipase At4g01130 isoform X1 gives MSYLKLKSSTVMVLCMWVVLVASFCGTASIATTPSSSKCEFKAIFNFGDSNSDTGGFWAAFPAQSGPFGITFFKKPSGRASDGRLIIDFLAQALGLPFLSPYLQSIGSDYRHGANYATLASTVLLPNTSQFVTGISPFSLAIQLNQMKEFKVRVDEYHYSSDQKESERLPSPDIFGKSLYTFYIGQNDFTSNLGAIGIQGVQQYLPQVVWQIAYTIKELYGLGGRAFFVLNMAPVGCYPALLVQVPHNSSDIDPFGCLISYNNAVVSYNKLLKDALSQTRKSLPNASLIYVDTYSILLELSHHPTSHGLKYGTKACCGHGGGAYNFDPKVYCGNTKVINNLTVTAEACGDPFNYVSWDGIHASEAANKVITKAILSGSYFDPPFPLSHLCDLQPIG, from the exons ATGAGTTATCTGAAACTAAAGTCAAGTACTGTTATGGTTTTATGTATGTGGGTGGTGTTGGTGGCAAGCTTTTGTGGTACAGCTTCAATTGCAACTACTCCAAGCTCTTCAAAATGTGAATTCAAGGCAATCTTCAACTTCGGAGACTCCAACTCTGACACCGGTGGCTTTTGGGCCGCTTTTCCGGCTCAGTCTGGGCCTTTCGGCATCACATTTTTTAAAAAACCTTCTGGTCGAGCTTCTGATGGGAGGCTCATTATTGATTTTCTAG CTCAGGCTCTAGGATTGCCATTTCTGAGCCCATATTTGCAATCCATTGGATCTGATTATAGACATGGGGCCAATTATGCTACACTTGCGTCCACTGTGCTCCTTCCAAACACCTCCCAATTTGTTACTGGAATAAGCCCATTTTCTCTAGCTATCCAACTCAATCAAATGAAGGAATTTAAGGTCAGGGTTGACGAATATCATTACTCATCTGACCAAAAAG AATCAGAAAGACTTCCTTCACCGGACATATTCGGAAAGTCTCTCTACACCTTCTACATTGGCCAAAACGATTTCACTTCCAACTTAGGAGCTATAGGTATACAAGGAGTCCAACAATATCTACCTCAAGTGGTTTGGCAAATTGCTTATACAATCAAG GAGCTGTACGGTCTAGGAGGGCGAGCCTTTTTTGTGCTCAACATGGCGCCCGTGGGTTGCTACCCAGCGCTTTTGGTGCAAGTACCTCATAATAGCTCAGATATTGACCCCTTTGGATGCCTAATTTCATACAACAACGCAGTAGTTTCCTATAACAAATTGCTGAAGGATGCCCTAAGTCAGACTAGAAAGTCTCTCCCAAATGCTTCCCTCATATATGTGGACACTTACTCTATTCTACTAGAGCTCTCCCACCATCCTACATCTCACG GGCTGAAATATGGTACCAAAGCTTGTTGTGGGCATGGTGGTGGAGCCTACAATTTTGATCCTAAAGTTTACTGCGGAAATACCAAGGTTATCAATAACCTTACTGTGACTGCAGAGGCTTGTGGTGATCCGTTCAACTATGTAAGCTGGGATGGGATTCATGCCTCTGAAGCTGCCAACAAAGTCATCACTAAGGCAATTCTAAGTGGCTCTTATTTTGatcctccttttcctttgtccCACCTTTGTGATCTTCAACCAATAGGTTAA